The following coding sequences lie in one Megalodesulfovibrio gigas DSM 1382 = ATCC 19364 genomic window:
- a CDS encoding Rne/Rng family ribonuclease has protein sequence MTRTTKKKSKMFLSVLPGEQVEMALSEDGKLQEYYVEMLHQAKTKGNIYKGVIHNIDTSLQAAFVNYGAVKNGFLQIDEVHPEYYLTPVDSSKGHKYPLLQKVLKPGQEILVQIGKEPTGTKGAFLTTYLSIAGRHLVLTPGREQIGVSRKVEDEEERARLKEIMNGITPGEGLGVIVRTVSEGLSKTNLTKDLQILERQWKEIRKRGQEAESPSLIYQEPDLAERAVRDYFTADVGEIWVDDATTAERVAAYAAILFPRSKSLVKHHDATDRTLWERFNLQKQIDQLYSRYVTLPSGGQLVFDQAEALMAIDINSGRTGGKSNFHETAFRTNMEAAETIPHQLRLRDVGGQIVIDFIEMKDRKQWAEVEKTLKAAMKVDRARHDIGKLNKFGLLQMVRQRLGSSAISLSSEACPACQGTGFRRNMEWQSMQALKQIYFQLRANTGQAQLEIPLPPELCLYLLNRKKEKLLAMEQQYGTQLTLTMRHG, from the coding sequence AATGGCCTTGTCCGAAGACGGCAAGCTCCAGGAATACTATGTGGAGATGTTGCACCAGGCCAAGACCAAAGGCAACATCTACAAGGGCGTCATCCACAACATCGATACGTCCCTCCAGGCTGCCTTTGTCAACTACGGCGCCGTCAAGAACGGCTTTCTGCAGATTGACGAAGTGCATCCCGAATACTACCTCACCCCCGTGGATTCCTCCAAGGGCCACAAATATCCCCTGCTGCAAAAGGTGCTCAAGCCCGGCCAGGAAATCCTGGTGCAGATTGGCAAGGAGCCCACCGGCACCAAGGGGGCCTTCCTCACCACGTATCTTTCCATCGCCGGCCGGCATCTGGTGCTCACGCCCGGACGCGAGCAGATCGGCGTCTCCCGCAAGGTGGAGGACGAAGAGGAACGCGCCCGGCTCAAGGAGATCATGAACGGCATCACCCCTGGCGAAGGCCTGGGCGTGATTGTGCGCACCGTGAGCGAGGGCCTCTCCAAGACCAATCTGACCAAGGACCTGCAGATCCTTGAACGCCAGTGGAAGGAGATTCGCAAGCGCGGGCAGGAGGCCGAATCCCCCAGCCTGATCTACCAGGAACCGGATCTGGCCGAACGTGCCGTGCGCGACTACTTCACCGCCGACGTGGGCGAAATCTGGGTGGATGACGCCACCACCGCCGAGCGCGTGGCCGCCTATGCCGCCATCCTCTTCCCCCGCTCCAAAAGCCTGGTGAAGCACCACGATGCCACGGACCGCACCCTGTGGGAGCGCTTCAATCTGCAAAAACAGATCGACCAGCTCTACAGCCGCTACGTGACCCTGCCCTCGGGCGGGCAGCTGGTGTTCGATCAGGCCGAAGCCCTGATGGCCATCGACATCAACTCCGGCCGCACCGGCGGCAAGTCCAATTTCCATGAAACCGCCTTCCGCACCAATATGGAAGCCGCCGAGACCATCCCCCATCAGCTGCGGCTGCGCGATGTGGGCGGGCAGATCGTCATCGATTTCATCGAGATGAAGGACCGCAAGCAGTGGGCGGAAGTGGAAAAGACCCTCAAGGCCGCCATGAAGGTGGACCGCGCCCGCCACGACATCGGCAAGCTGAACAAATTCGGGTTGTTGCAGATGGTGCGGCAGCGGCTGGGCTCCTCGGCCATCTCCCTGTCCTCGGAAGCATGCCCGGCCTGCCAGGGCACGGGGTTCCGGCGGAACATGGAATGGCAGTCCATGCAGGCCCTCAAGCAGATTTACTTCCAGTTGCGCGCCAACACCGGCCAGGCCCAGCTGGAGATTCCCCTGCCGCCGGAGCTGTGCCTGTATCTGCTCAACCGCAAAAAGGAAAAGCTCCTGGCCATGGAGCAGCAGTACGGCACCCAGCTGACCCTGACCATGCGTCACGGGTAG
- a CDS encoding epoxyqueuosine reductase QueH yields the protein MRLMLHCCCGPCSLVPGAMLLQRGVDVTGCFYNPNIHPLQEYLRRREGMAQVAAHLGMDMLWLDAEYHPARFLEPLQDHTQRCEGCYRLRLERVARAAAATGHEAISTTLLYSRYQNHELIRQCGEELAARYNLTFLYEDFRAGWQQGIDESKALGIYRQPYCGCIYSEYDRYHKQLKKLFVS from the coding sequence ATGCGACTGATGCTGCATTGTTGTTGCGGGCCGTGCTCGCTGGTTCCCGGTGCGATGCTGTTGCAGCGGGGGGTGGACGTGACGGGCTGTTTCTACAATCCGAACATCCACCCGCTGCAGGAATACCTGCGCCGCCGCGAGGGCATGGCCCAGGTGGCGGCGCACCTGGGCATGGACATGCTCTGGCTGGACGCGGAATACCATCCGGCCCGCTTTCTGGAGCCGCTGCAGGATCATACCCAGCGCTGCGAAGGCTGCTACCGCCTGCGCCTGGAGCGCGTGGCCCGGGCAGCAGCGGCCACAGGGCACGAGGCCATCTCCACCACCCTGCTCTACTCCAGGTATCAGAATCACGAGCTGATCCGGCAATGCGGCGAGGAACTGGCCGCACGCTACAATCTGACCTTCCTGTACGAGGACTTCCGCGCCGGATGGCAGCAGGGCATCGACGAATCCAAGGCCCTGGGCATCTACCGCCAGCCGTATTGCGGCTGCATCTACAGCGAATACGATCGCTACCACAAGCAGCTGAAAAAGCTGTTCGTGTCCTGA
- the hemW gene encoding radical SAM family heme chaperone HemW has protein sequence MLCYIHVPFCTRKCAYCAFASQVPRAGDMQAYVDALLQEIAIQGDRLGRRTISTLYFGGGTPSLLPAKVVEVVFRRLRRAFRIAPDAEITLEANPESVTAHHLHDLVSLGVNRVSIGLQAMDDESLGLLGRCHTARQGLAAAHNARMAGVQNLSLDLIWGRPGQRLKTWLDELRQVVSLRPEHLSCYSLTVEPGTPLETLCLARTLALPDEEEQGKMFVYGSEYLEGEGYLHYEISNFARLGFQSRHNTGYWEGRDYLGLGPSAVSTLEGRRWANPETLAAWVEAVRTDTLGQDAEPLTLEQRLTELVMLRLRTSRGLNLRGYRRLAGVSFTQQHAAKIQALSRRELIRIHGGYLRLSREGWLVADAILTNLITDG, from the coding sequence ATGCTCTGCTACATCCACGTCCCCTTCTGCACCCGCAAATGCGCCTATTGCGCCTTCGCCTCCCAGGTGCCCCGCGCCGGGGACATGCAGGCCTATGTGGACGCCCTGCTGCAGGAGATCGCCATCCAGGGGGATCGCCTGGGCCGCCGGACCATCTCCACCCTGTATTTCGGCGGCGGCACGCCTTCCCTGCTGCCGGCCAAGGTGGTGGAGGTCGTGTTCCGCCGGCTGCGCCGGGCCTTCCGCATCGCGCCCGATGCGGAAATCACCCTGGAAGCCAACCCGGAGAGCGTCACCGCGCATCATCTGCACGATCTCGTCTCCCTGGGGGTCAACCGGGTGTCCATCGGCCTGCAGGCCATGGATGACGAATCCCTGGGGCTGCTCGGCCGCTGCCACACGGCCCGGCAGGGGCTGGCCGCGGCGCACAACGCCCGCATGGCCGGGGTGCAGAATCTGAGCCTGGACCTCATCTGGGGCCGGCCCGGCCAACGCCTGAAAACCTGGCTGGACGAGCTGCGCCAGGTGGTCTCCCTGCGGCCGGAACACCTTTCCTGTTACAGCCTCACCGTGGAGCCGGGCACGCCCCTGGAGACCCTCTGCCTGGCCCGGACACTGGCGCTGCCCGACGAAGAGGAGCAGGGCAAGATGTTCGTGTATGGCAGCGAATATCTTGAAGGAGAAGGATACCTGCACTACGAGATTTCCAACTTCGCCCGGCTGGGCTTCCAGTCCCGCCACAACACGGGCTACTGGGAAGGGCGGGACTATCTGGGGCTGGGCCCCTCGGCCGTCTCCACCCTGGAGGGGCGGCGCTGGGCCAACCCCGAGACCCTGGCAGCCTGGGTCGAGGCCGTGCGCACCGACACCCTGGGCCAGGACGCCGAGCCCCTCACCCTGGAACAGCGCCTCACCGAGCTGGTGATGCTGCGCCTGCGCACCTCCCGCGGGCTGAACCTGCGCGGCTACCGGCGGCTGGCCGGCGTCTCCTTCACGCAGCAGCATGCGGCCAAGATACAGGCCCTGTCCAGGCGGGAGCTCATCCGCATTCATGGCGGCTACCTGCGCCTGAGCCGCGAAGGCTGGCTGGTGGCGGACGCCATCCTGACCAATCTGATCACCGACGGCTGA
- a CDS encoding MATE family efflux transporter, producing the protein MNHAAARPAPRPALHSWQAILRLTWPQMLMMFAHFSVGFVDVWTAGMIGPQTQAALGLITQSLFVLLIICVGLSNGVVAAVSQSLGARRPMRAMRYGVYSLVTAAGVGVLLMAVGLPSRDLFLSLLNTPDDVRPEAARLLVIYLATLPAQHLLVVTNAIFRAYGEVRTPLWTVTVLALVNLLGDLTLGLGWGLGWLGVSGWGATGLGLATLFSVSLGAGLNCWVLWKRGRLHWRAMPPRRWQRRARGYLLRVSWPAGASQVVWQVGNLALFVVLGLLGDQAMPAMAGFGAGQRLEALLFLPAMAFNMSASVLVGQHLGAGDVAAARRSGLQLLALGCGSISLAGFLLWQVAGTVTGWVAADAVVHIEVLSYLYWNILAICFTTGTMILAGVMTGAGATLYTLGVLAVATWGVRLPLAYWLAVPAGWGAQGVWIAMFASQGVQCGALLALFLFRDWSRFAMRPVRRNHPQPATKGETSS; encoded by the coding sequence ATGAACCACGCCGCCGCCCGTCCCGCCCCCCGTCCCGCCCTGCATTCCTGGCAGGCCATCCTCCGGCTCACCTGGCCGCAGATGCTCATGATGTTCGCCCACTTCAGCGTGGGGTTCGTGGACGTCTGGACCGCCGGGATGATCGGACCGCAGACGCAGGCGGCCCTGGGGCTCATCACCCAGAGCCTGTTCGTGCTGCTGATCATCTGCGTGGGCCTCTCCAACGGCGTGGTGGCGGCGGTCAGCCAGTCCCTGGGGGCGCGGCGGCCCATGCGGGCCATGCGCTACGGTGTCTATTCCCTGGTAACCGCCGCCGGGGTGGGCGTGCTGCTCATGGCTGTCGGCCTGCCCAGCCGCGACCTGTTTCTTTCCCTGCTCAATACCCCGGACGATGTACGGCCCGAGGCAGCTCGGCTGCTGGTCATCTATCTGGCCACCCTGCCGGCCCAACATCTGCTGGTGGTCACCAACGCCATCTTCCGGGCCTACGGCGAGGTCCGCACGCCCCTGTGGACGGTGACCGTCCTGGCCCTGGTCAACCTGCTGGGCGATCTGACCCTCGGTCTGGGCTGGGGCCTGGGCTGGCTGGGCGTTTCCGGATGGGGGGCAACGGGACTGGGGCTGGCCACGCTCTTCTCCGTCTCCCTGGGGGCAGGGCTGAACTGCTGGGTGCTCTGGAAACGGGGCCGGCTCCACTGGCGGGCCATGCCGCCGCGACGCTGGCAGCGCCGGGCCCGGGGGTATCTGCTGCGGGTGAGCTGGCCGGCCGGGGCCTCCCAGGTGGTCTGGCAGGTGGGCAATCTGGCGCTGTTTGTGGTGCTGGGCCTGCTGGGGGACCAGGCCATGCCGGCCATGGCCGGCTTTGGCGCGGGCCAGCGGCTGGAAGCCCTCCTGTTCCTGCCGGCCATGGCCTTCAACATGAGCGCCTCGGTGCTGGTGGGCCAACATCTGGGCGCCGGAGACGTGGCCGCGGCCAGACGATCGGGATTGCAACTCCTGGCCCTGGGCTGCGGCAGCATCAGCCTGGCCGGCTTCCTGCTGTGGCAGGTCGCAGGCACGGTCACCGGCTGGGTGGCGGCAGATGCAGTTGTCCATATCGAAGTGCTGTCGTATTTGTATTGGAACATTCTGGCCATATGCTTCACCACCGGCACCATGATCCTTGCCGGGGTGATGACCGGAGCCGGCGCCACGCTGTATACCCTGGGCGTGCTCGCGGTGGCCACGTGGGGGGTGCGGCTGCCCCTGGCCTACTGGCTGGCGGTGCCGGCCGGCTGGGGAGCGCAAGGGGTCTGGATTGCCATGTTCGCCTCGCAGGGAGTGCAGTGCGGCGCGCTGCTCGCCCTCTTTCTGTTCCGGGACTGGAGCCGCTTCGCCATGCGGCCTGTCCGGCGGAACCATCCGCAACCCGCAACAAAAGGTGAAACATCCTCATGA
- a CDS encoding DUF2156 domain-containing protein: MNKDFEPISLAGREQYLAAYAACPQHPSDTSFANLWGWAEEYGLEWAWGSQCVWIRQTKPALRYWAPVGPWDGLPWNECPSLAQGMEVIRVPETLALLWQEHLGDRLVLTEDRDNWDYLYDVTELIELRGNVHHKKKNHLNGFKKAYQYEYRSMTPDCVEEALALQAAWRGWHDTPDSPALIAENNAIERVLTRWDVLPGLMGGALHVGGAMVAFTVAEPLDKETLVIHFEKGQAGMRGVYQAINQMFLAHDANGYKVVNREQDLGDEGLRKAKLSYHPIGFLKKYHARILPR, encoded by the coding sequence ATGAATAAGGACTTCGAGCCTATTTCCCTGGCCGGGCGGGAACAATACCTGGCCGCCTACGCCGCCTGTCCGCAGCATCCCAGCGACACCAGCTTCGCCAACCTCTGGGGCTGGGCCGAGGAATACGGCCTGGAATGGGCCTGGGGCAGCCAGTGCGTATGGATTCGCCAGACCAAACCCGCCCTGCGCTACTGGGCTCCCGTGGGGCCGTGGGACGGCCTGCCCTGGAACGAATGCCCTTCCCTGGCCCAGGGCATGGAGGTCATCCGCGTGCCCGAGACCCTCGCCCTGCTCTGGCAGGAGCACCTGGGGGATCGGCTCGTCCTCACCGAGGACCGGGACAACTGGGACTACCTGTACGACGTGACCGAACTCATCGAGCTGCGCGGCAACGTCCATCACAAAAAGAAAAATCATCTGAACGGATTCAAGAAGGCCTACCAGTACGAATACCGGTCCATGACGCCGGATTGCGTGGAAGAGGCCCTGGCCCTGCAGGCTGCCTGGCGCGGCTGGCACGATACGCCGGACTCCCCGGCCCTCATCGCCGAAAACAACGCCATCGAACGCGTGCTCACCCGCTGGGACGTGCTGCCCGGCCTCATGGGCGGGGCCCTGCATGTGGGCGGGGCCATGGTGGCCTTCACCGTGGCCGAACCCCTGGACAAGGAGACGCTGGTCATCCACTTCGAGAAAGGCCAGGCCGGCATGCGCGGGGTGTATCAGGCCATCAACCAGATGTTTCTTGCGCACGACGCCAACGGCTACAAGGTGGTCAACCGGGAACAGGACCTGGGCGACGAAGGCCTGCGCAAAGCCAAACTCTCCTATCACCCCATTGGCTTTCTGAAAAAATATCACGCCCGCATCCTGCCGCGCTAG